The sequence below is a genomic window from Flavobacterium lipolyticum.
TGTGAACCTTCAGACTTACCAAAACTAGTGGTTTTATGCCAAAAACATGCGGAGTATGAAAAAGCTCAGTTTTCTTCGGAAGGAAAAGAAAATAAGTTAAAAGAAGCTTTGTTTGGCGATCGTCCAAAAGTACATTGTCTGGTGGTTGCAACAAAAGATACGATTGTAGGTTATGCTTCCTTTACTTTTGACTTCTCCACCTGGAATGCCGCAAATTTTCTTTATATGGACTGTTTGTTTCTCGAAGAAGAGGCCAGAAGTTTTGGTATTGGCGAAATACTGATTGAAAAGCTAAAACAAATTGGAAAAGAAAACAATTGCGTCAATATGCAATGGCAAACCCCGCAATTTAACGAAAGAGCCATCAAATTCTATCACCGAATGGGCGCAAAAGGAAAAGACAAAGTGCGATTTACTTTGGATCTCTAATATTCTAATCCCGCAAAGAGGTAAAAAAATCAGGTAAATACTGGTTTTAATTCTTTCCAGCTACG
It includes:
- a CDS encoding GNAT family N-acetyltransferase produces the protein MEYSIRNCEPSDLPKLVVLCQKHAEYEKAQFSSEGKENKLKEALFGDRPKVHCLVVATKDTIVGYASFTFDFSTWNAANFLYMDCLFLEEEARSFGIGEILIEKLKQIGKENNCVNMQWQTPQFNERAIKFYHRMGAKGKDKVRFTLDL